A genomic stretch from Chitinophaga agri includes:
- a CDS encoding acyltransferase family protein, protein MSKQTGGRLVSLDALRGFDMFWIMSGEHIIHELAKATNWPVFRVMSAQLHHTVWNGFTFYDMIFPLFLFISGISMPYSMQKKVQLAGVGEAFELPWKDKKALYLSMLRRTLLLIILGCIVNGLLAFRGYEQTRFASVLGRIGLAWFFAGLIYLNNDVRKQLCYLVAILSGYWAMMEFIPVPGYGAGVLTMEGSFESYVDRLLLPGKLHDGIHDPEGIMSTIPAVGTALMGILTGTFLRDGKFSMREKACFLFAAGIGFVLLGLLWDTVFPINKRLWTSSFVVYTAGWSLLLLSIFYWVIDVAGFQRWAFLFIIIGTNSILIYMCAEGLVNFKYTADYIFGGAIRHLPLLWQPVLAAMSVTFVQLILLYILYRNKLFLKI, encoded by the coding sequence ATGAGTAAACAGACTGGAGGAAGATTGGTATCACTTGACGCATTACGGGGCTTTGATATGTTCTGGATCATGAGTGGTGAGCATATTATTCATGAGTTGGCAAAGGCTACGAACTGGCCGGTATTCCGGGTCATGTCGGCGCAACTGCATCATACGGTATGGAATGGTTTCACCTTCTATGATATGATATTTCCGCTGTTCCTGTTTATTTCGGGTATATCAATGCCTTATTCCATGCAGAAGAAGGTGCAATTGGCAGGTGTCGGTGAAGCTTTCGAATTGCCCTGGAAAGATAAAAAGGCATTGTATCTCTCCATGTTGCGGAGGACCCTCCTGCTGATCATACTTGGATGTATTGTGAATGGCTTACTGGCTTTCAGGGGGTATGAGCAGACCCGGTTTGCCAGCGTATTGGGACGTATCGGTCTCGCCTGGTTCTTTGCCGGCCTGATATATTTAAATAATGATGTACGGAAGCAGCTATGTTATCTGGTGGCGATACTGTCAGGATACTGGGCGATGATGGAATTTATTCCCGTACCAGGTTATGGCGCGGGTGTACTGACAATGGAGGGATCTTTTGAGTCTTATGTTGACAGGCTATTACTTCCGGGTAAGTTACATGATGGCATACACGATCCGGAAGGTATCATGTCCACTATCCCGGCTGTGGGAACAGCGCTGATGGGTATATTGACCGGCACATTTCTCCGGGATGGGAAGTTCAGTATGCGGGAGAAAGCCTGCTTTCTTTTCGCTGCCGGGATTGGTTTCGTCTTACTCGGCTTGTTATGGGACACGGTTTTCCCAATAAACAAGCGCTTATGGACAAGCTCTTTTGTTGTATATACAGCAGGGTGGAGTCTGCTGCTATTATCTATCTTCTATTGGGTTATAGATGTTGCAGGATTTCAGCGTTGGGCCTTTCTATTTATTATAATCGGTACAAATTCCATACTTATTTATATGTGTGCGGAGGGACTGGTGAACTTTAAGTATACTGCCGACTATATTTTTGGAGGGGCGATCCGGCACCTGCCTTTGTTATGGCAACCGGTATTGGCTGCGATGTCGGTTACTTTTGTGCAATTAATATTATTGTATATTTTGTATAGGAATAAGCTCTTTCTGAAAATATAG